TGGCTTTCAGCTGCACTTAGCTAAAGAAAAGGTCTTCTCTGAATATCAAGATTTCCTacctttttcattgttttccactggcaaagaaagacaaaagcCAAAAAAGGAAAGCTGAATTAAAACTAGCAACATTTTTGCTGCCGTGACTACCTTTGGCTGCTAATTGAAAACTAAGGTAATCTGCTTTATTAACACCTTTTAATAGCTGCTTTCTCTGAATACTATCATATTGTTTCACTTCAGTTGCATTGAAAACTACCTAACCAATATGACCCATAAGATTGTCCCCTAATGTTTTAATGTTGTTTATTCTCTAATTGAATTAATCTATTGGCAGAAAAAAGCCACATCGATTTGAAAGTTGTAGGAATCAACATTGTGAATGCATTTGGAAAACTGAATTTCAATGCTTGACGTACAACTTTCTTCCTTAGGAAAAGTATAATTAGGTTGTCTTAGACTACGATGCCCAATTAATTAAGTACTCATACAAAACGATGTGGCAATTCCAGTGCGTGTAAAACAAAAGCGATATTTGAATTGATGCGATTCATTagtgaaaattgtttcttgattctttcttttgtcttttactCTTTCCTTTTTGAGAGAAATATCatgtattttcaaaaaatttataTGAATGAATTAAAATGAATACCTTGGCGAGATGCCGAATTTGGAAGAGTAACCCCTACAGGGGAGATGCTGAGTAAATATAAGCTAAAACGCTGGAAAGATATCGAGTGTGAAGTATTTTAAAAAACCGTGATGGCTCACGCATGACGTATATCAAAACGTTTCATGATATTAGTTCCAGAATGGTTATCATTACATGACATTTTTTGAGGACATGAACAAACCTTGGCAATTTAGGAACctatgcacaaaattaagATTATCCAATGTAAGGgcaatgaataattattataaatcaGTCGGTTATGATTCGGCAGTGCTTTGGTTACAAgtcatatgaaagaaaaaaaagaaaatctatAAGTCATCATTTTCCACTGAGTAAAGATTTTCGTAGACACGAGCGTAATTTTTTCCTAAGTTCATTTCACTTTTCTATTCTGGAACAACTCAACGGACcttttacaaaataatatttgctCTCATAGCAAGGGATTGAAGGTATAAAAAGTGGGTAATCGTTTGAATCTGCGAAGTCTTTTTCGTTCTCAACATCCATGCAAGGAACCGTTGGGATACACACGTACTCTGAATGCAGATGCTGTCCTGTCATAGCTGCTTCGGAAGTAGAACCGTTGCTTTAAATTAGATCTGATTTATCTTGCAcaccaaataaaatatttcaaaggGTATTTTTTATTGCCGGACCAACGAAACTTTCAATACAATATGAACTCTAATTCTGCACCTTTGTTCTTTACAATCAGTATCGACAAACTCTGTTTGAAATACAATTTTATTCTTATATTAATGTGGAGTCCAACAATAGAAAACAAGACATCGTGAAGTCAACTCCGGCAACAAAACCtcttgtctttcttttttttcttttcaatgcCTAAGTAACATTAAAAACACCAGAATATTCTCACCTAAAAGGCAACGTGGATATAAAAACCCGCCACCCAAGTCCACGTCCTATCAACCTGGTTCTCGGCAGCAGGCTGACAAAAGTCTTGAGCACTGAAAATATGCAGTACCAACACTTGTTGTTATCGTTACTGATTTTTCCTGCCTTGGCGTCTGctttgtggccattttcggAAAACGTGAAAGTTGAAAATGGTGAGAGATATCTGTAGTTGTCCGGTTCACGTTATACCATACGATGTCTAGTTTTTGCGTGTTGTGGAAAGCCTTCTGTAGCTGGACAATTGCTTCAAGGGACACAGTCCAGGGcaatgataaaaaagaaaaaaaaaagattgaaaaaagCATTGATTTTTAAAAGCGGTTATTGATGCAAGTTATCTTTGGTCTTAATTAACTGCAGATAACTCAGCCACGCAAGAATTAGCGTCGCTCACCAACGAAGAAGACGGtaacaatttctttatttttctgttcatCAATCATTAACGATTCATCTTTACATGGGTGAAATATGGTTCCTGGCAgtaaatcattttcatgaagcatttttcttttcagatccCGATACTTCTTCCCTGGAAGATTCGAGCTACTTTAACCGTGAGTAAATGTCGATTCTATCAAATTACCTAATTATCCTGAATATATGATTTCAACAGATCACTATTAAAATGTTTCACATTGTTTAATCATTTCCCAGTGTActtgaattattattactattatttagATTTCTTTGAAGAGAAGTTACCTTGTCTCACATTGTTAACAGCTAGGGTTTTTCGAGACGGACTCTCGAACTTTCCATTTGCTTGTGACAAGGAAGAGAGGTTAATTGCCTATCAGACCTAGTAAAATAAAGCGGTCATGTAAATGATTTCTTAACTGAGGAAATCCCAAAACAAGCGTTACACTGGAAAAGTTCCCAAGCCAAACACCGACAGGGACAAAACGAACCGCTCTTAGTAGTTATAAAACAATCAAATatctacatttgatttgatgtgATTTAGTTTGGTTTGAAGTCTCCTCAAACAGTAAAGCAACTATGCGCGgctaaatccattgagacttaaataaagttattatgaTTACTATTATATCGATTCAAAAGATTGCAAAATGAAGTGACATTGCAATATGCCACGTTATTCCTTTCCAGCTGATTTCTCGGAACTTTGATTTGCTCAATCTACCGTTTTTCTAATCCACAGAATGTTTGGACCTTTATCGGTGCAGCGTTTGCTATAAGTACAAGCAAGAAGGAAAATGCGTCAACTACACAAACGAATGCCGCAAAACCTGCACAGAATGCAGAGGTGATTAACGATCTAAAACTTACAATATTACAAACACAATTAAGGCACTGTGAATCTCTCCCAATGTCTGAACCAGTTTTTGATACCCGTTTAGCGCTCAATGAAGGCTAAAACGCATCTGAACTAATTCTTGTTTAATTGTTTGTAAAAACTCAATGATAATGAATCGGCTGTTTAGTTTCATCATTACATGGCTTGTGTTTGTAGCCGATAtaacgcgcgctctgattggctaattgtgaCTGAATTGCAGGACATTATTCTCCCGTAATGCCCGGGGGCCGATTACgggcttgcaaaaacaaagcaaaaggtaATTGTTGTTGGTGCCAtatattagagagatttagcttcgcgtttacggccaacgccaaacggcaaacggcaaacggcaggctgctgcttgtcgtaaaagcaagaaaattatcttattctagcttatttctctgtttttagtacttgctccatagctgtggctaacagaCAAAATATAcgctgaaacaaaataaatttcacgagtttttggtaaacgggaaatttcagcctgacgtttgccgtttgccgtaaacgcgatgctaaactGAATCTCtctattagagagatttagcatcgcgtttaaataaacaacttaaaaaCCTCGACCTTTCGGTCGTTacgggaaaatctcaaacctCGGTCTACCGTATTGACCTCGCTAtcagggagtttaagatttgacgacggcaacgtcaatgacaacgccacaaatcaatgatttgattggttgaatgaaggaaaataatcttgctgcacgtgcggcacgctttttggtgcaatgttttgacgtagtctggcAAACGACGACATGCAAttttctgacgacaacgcgagggCGCAGCATAAATCagttctttcattctttgcctttacatgaaaaccattcgtgccaagcaagcgaaagtgcactccgcctattttgtacaatgtgACCAACAtagaataatcgcaaaacacttcacttaacgcaaagttcaatttttatgtgacgttttcgttgcagttgttgtcgtagcttcttaaactccctgtCGCTCGGTCAATACGGCAAGGCCtcagtttgagattttccTGTAACgacctcactctcggttaTTAAGTAGTTATTAATCCACCCTgaagaaattaaatcaaatgacAACAGTAAGCATTTATTCCTGAATTCCTTAATAATAGGGCCAGACATCGATCACCATGGGCCAGTAAAATGCCAGCTTTACAAGATCAAAGGTTACTGTGATTTGTTCTCCTTTAAAGCCTTTAAATGCCAAAAGACGTGCGGATCTTGTGCAGGTGAGGTGTTTTACTTCTCAGCAGTTTGACCTTCTGCAAATTTAGCAATGCTGACGACAACGTTGCTTTATTAGTTGATGGCAACTGGGGAAAGTGGAGCCTATGGAGCACATGCTCAAAGACTTGCAAACAGGGCAAACAATCAAGGCAACGGCTGTGTAATTATCCAGCTCCAAGATATGGCGGGAAGAAATGCGAGGGTCCATCAAGTCAAGAACAAATCtgcaatgaaaatgtttcatgTCCGGGTAAGTGAGAATGTATGGAcatctgggcccagttgttcaaaacccGATTAAGCTTATCCTAGGTTAGCGTAAcgtttaattgttatttattaccgctaaaggagggtttgccacaaaatcgtggcccaataaggttgttaattacaaatttcttttgcttaaaTCTTAATCTTGTGGAAAATCCTCCtctaaggaaaaataaataacaattaaaatgtttaaacATGTGGGCCCTGATCGACAAGGTTAAAAAAGGATGAACTTATCACAGCTTGCAATGCGTTGCCACTAATCATGATAAACAAGTCAGATTTCTAGTAATTGACTAAATTATATTCTTGAAGAATAACCGTAGAACACAATTTCAGAATTATGTAAACAATATTTACCTCATTTTATTTAACATCAATCCCATAATTTACACAGTTAGAGATAAAGATAAAGTACAACGAAAAGCAAATATTGGCGGCTGTGTGATATAAATTAATATATCAATGTAAGAATAACTTCTACTTCTCCTCCTTTAGTTGACGGAATGTGGGGAAGTTGGAGTCAATGGAGTGCCTGCAGCAAGACTTgtaaacaaggaaaatattCCAGAGCTCGGAAATGTGACTCACCAGCTGCACAATATGGCGGAAAGAAATGCGCGGGATACTCGAGTGAGGTCGAGGATTGTAACAAAGATGTCCCCTGTCCTGGTAAGAAATCAAGAGGTTTTCAAAGGTGTTGAGAAGAACAGCAAGATAGCACGACTCTACACACATGAGACGAACATAAACGCAATtttgcaaaagcaaaaacttaaaaaagttCTAAAAAAGATCTAAATTCCGTTTAAAATGTGGAAGTCTTCATATTTGCACCCTCGAACCACTTCAGGTAGTTCGCCATATAAAAACTGCTAAACTTTCATGTAAAAGCCACTAAAATAAGCTAGTTTCTCTTAACCGTCATGTACTACACACTGACGCGTTCTATCTCATTCCGAATGCTCGTTCATCCATAACTATTGCTTGTGGGACTGCGAAACAGAGATggccaaacaaaaaaaggggCGTAATTTACTTACCatgtcatttttcaattaataaattaaaatttttgtgtatATTACacgttgaaaataattttaataggATGATATTGCAGCCAACGTTTGTATAAAAATGATGTGATTTTGGTTTTACAATTCAATAAGCTTGATGCATACTAACATTGACTAATCGGAATATTGTGAGAACAAGTCCTTTTCCTAATTGATTATTCCTGTGGGTAGCCTTTCTCCATAATTATGTAAGCATAATTTATGTAATTCACTCTTATGCACTGAGTGATTATAGTCCTTTATCATTCCGTCATTCAGTAAATTTGTTCAAGCAAAGCAGTTATTTTAACCATAATTTTGTCTAATTATAGTGTGATTCAAATAGGATTTGTTCCTACTCATTTCCAACACAATGTTCTTTATAGATCATGACGCAATCCATAAAAGGAAACTTAAGCTTAACTAAGTTAAAGGTTgccttaacattatttttgAGTTGGTTTGTCTGGAATGTGTGtggttgaaaacaaacaaatctaTATGAGATCCCTTTGTTTCAGTCGATGGCAAATGGGGAGAATGGAGCAAATGGGGCACGTGCACAAAGACATGTAAACAAGGAAAACAGTCGAGAACACGTGTCTGCAACTCACCTGCGCCACAATATGGCGGAAATAAATGCCAAGGAGACCCAAGTCAATTTCAAGATTGCAACAGACATGTCCCATGCCCAAGTAAGTTAGAATATCGGCTGTTCTGCAACGAGTGTTGAAGTCAAAGACAGCATCAAAAATAGTTTtctattataataataaaacaataacctTACCTTTTTGGCTAAGTTTCGTGTTTTCTTTTGGTATCTGCGTGCCACTCTTATTTTGACAATCATACTGagatgtaataataattaattttctagTCAATGGCAACTGGGGAGAATGGAGCAAATGGGGCACGTGCACAAAGACGTGTAAACAAGGAAAACAGTCGAGAACACGTGTCTGCAACTCACCTGCGCCACAATATGGCGGAAACAAATGCCAAGGAGACTCAAGTCAATTTCAAGATTGCAACAGACATGTCCCGTGCCCAAGTAAGTTAGAATATCGGCTGTTCTGCAACGAGTGCTGAAGTCAAAGACGGCATCAAAAATAGTTTtctattataataataaaacaataacctTACCTTTTTGGCTAAGTTTCAGGCTTTCTTTTGGCTTCTACGGGCCACTCTTATTTTGGCAATCATATTGAGacgtaataataattaatttttcagttgATGGAAACTGGGGAAAGTGGAGTGAATGGAGCTCGTGCTCAAAGACATGCAAACAGGGAAAACAATCAAGGCAGCGGTTGTGTAATTATCCAGCTCCAAGATATGGCGGGAAGAAATGTGATGGTCCATCAAGTCAAGAGCAAATCTGCAATGAAAATTTTCCATGTCCAGGTAATAACTGATAAAGAAGGGTTCACAAAGTCTGATTGGTAGCCTTTTCCACAGAAGTGACATCAagacttttcttttattttgttcacCAGTTCTCCTCAAAAtcagacaaataaaaaaagtctAGTTTACTAGGAGACAGGTATATTGCTATCGCTTTCCATACACCAGAGGAAGAAGTTCTGGTTTTCGATCATGAGCTCATCTCTTTGCGGTACAattccattcatttttttttttctcagttgaTGGAAATTGGGGAAAATGGAGTAAATGGAGTGAGTGCAGCAAGACCTGTAAGCAGGGCACCCAAACTCGAAAACGTGAATGCAGCTCGCCGGCTGCGCAGTATGGTGGGAAAAAATGTCCTGGTAAATCTATGGAAACCCAGGACTGCAACAAAAATGTTCCGTGCCCAGGTGAGGTTAACTTTGTTCAGAAATGTCTACCTCCTCCTTTAGAGAattctttattgttttccttgCCAAATCAAAGTGAAAAGGCGAAAAAATGTGCGCAAAATTGAACATGATTTGTAAATAAGGGaggaagaaaacaagaagtGAGTTGTTCCCTTTAATTTCTTTCGACGCTACCACGTTGTATAGCGGAGCTTCTCTTCTAGTAGAGACAACTGTTGGTCCATCAAGTAAAGAGCAAATCTGCAATGAAAATGTTACATGTCCAGGTAATTACTGATAAAGAAGGGTTCACAAAGTCTGGTTGGTAGCCTTTTCCACAGAAGTGACATCAagacttttcttttattttattcaccaGTCTTCCTCAAAatcagtgaaatgaaaaaaaaatctagttTACTAGGGGACGGGTATATTGCTATCGCTTTCCATACACCAGAGGAGAGGAAAAAGTTCTGGTTTTAGATCATGAGCTCATCCCTTTGCGGTACAattccattcattttttttctcagttgaTGGAAATTGGGGAAAATGGAGCAAATGGAGTGAGTGCAGCAAGACCTGTAAGCAGGGCACCCAAACTCGAAAACGTGAATGCAGCTCGCCGGCTGCGCAGTATGGTGGGAAAAAATGTCCTGGTAAATCTATGGAAACCCAGGACTGCAACAAAAATGTCCCGTGCCCAGGTGAGGTTAACTTTGTTCAGAAATTTCTACCTCCTCCTTTCGagaattctttatttttttccatgcCAAATCAAAGTGAAAAGGCGAAAAATGTGCGCAAAATTGAACATGATTTGTAAATAAGGGaggaagaaaacaagaagtGAGTTGTTCCCTTTAATTTCTTTCGACGCTACCACGTTGTATGGCGGAGCTTCTCTTCTAATAGAGACAATTGTTGGTCCATCAAGTAAAGAGCAAATCTGCAATGAAAATTTTCCATGTCCAGGTAATTACTGATAAAGAAGGGTTCACAAAGTCTGATTGGTAGCCTTTTCCACAGAAGTGACATCAagacttttcttttattttgttcacCAGTTCTCCTCAAAAtcagacaaataaaaaaagtctAGTTTACTAGGAGACAGGTATATTGCTATCGCTTTCCATACACCAGAGGAAGAAGTTCTGGTTTTCGATCATGAGCTCATCTCTTTGCGGTACAattccattcatttttttttctcagttgaTGGAAATTGGGGAAAATGGAGCAAATGGAGTGAGTGCAGCAAGACCTGTAAGCAGGGCACCCAAACTCGAAAACGTGAATGCAGCTCGCCGGCTGCGCAGTATGGTGGGAAAAAATGTCCTGGTAAATCTATGGAAACCCAGGACTGCAACAAAAATGTTCCGTGCCCAGGTGAGGTTAACTTTGTTCAGAAATGTCTACCTCCTCCTTTAGAGAattctttattgttttccttgCCAAATCAAAGTGAAAAGGCGAAAAAATGTGCGCAAAATTGAACATGATTTGTAAATAAGGGaggaagaaaacaagaagtGAGTTGTTCCCTTTAATTTCTTTCGACGCTACCACGTTGTATAGTGGAGCTTCTCTTCTAGTAGAGACAATTGTTGGAAGGTTGTCAATTTTGGGCTTTTGACGTAAGTTACTCAAAAACGTCTTTTCATGGGATGACATGGGATGTTTGAAATACAACATACAATGCAACCCGTGCATGATTTCACTGCATGCCCGCCACTCATGACACGTTAATTATGCATGTCAAGAACCAGATTAGAAAACATAGCCACCctttttatttacttacttATTTGTTGTTCTgttatttacttttatttgatttgtGCGGCAGTGAATGGGAATTGGGCCGAGTGGGGAGCATGGACCAAATGCAGTTTGACATGTGGACCTGGAACACAAACCAGAGTCCGTCAGTGCAACAACCCAGCACCTGCCTACGGTGGTAAAAATTGTGATGGACCATTCAGGCAATCAGGTGTCTGCAtcaagaaaaaatgccctgGTAACTATTTTTATAATGAGCATTATCtattcttcatttgctttaattttcaaaagctAGTTTTAGGAATCGTCTCTTTCTGAACCTTAATCAATAGATAAcaaatatatacatttttttttattcaaaagcATTGGTGACTTGTCGACGACGTGAATTCAAAGCTGGAAATGTTTTTAGGGATGGGCAGTCTTTTCCGCTTCACTGAGGAGTAGTTTATTCCAGATTTTAAATGGTATCCTCGATTAAGATTGcagtccgtggctcaaaattGGCTGTCTTAAAACAACTCTTTATATTACGAAATATGATGTTAATTTTTATGCTATATAGTTGATGGAAACTGGGGCGGATGGAGTTCCTGGAGCACATGTAGTAAGACCTGCAAACAAGGGCAGCAATGGCGAAGCCGAAAATGTAACTCACCAGCGCCGAAGTACGATGGAAAAACATGTGCTGGTGAACCTAAACAGATAATTTATTGCAACGCCAACGTTCCTTGCCCAGGTAGGAATTTTCtaaattcccaaaagaattTATTAACACGAAAAAGTCGAGAGTTAATTCTTCCAGTTAGATTTATAGAATCCAAGACTGATTACTTTATATTTTAGGACTATAGATTGCATTGGACAAAATACCTACTTACGCAAATTGTCTCCATAAAACACAGCTTGACATGATTGAAATTGTTCCATCAGTAAGAGTTTGATTCAGTCTGAGCTTATGAAGAAAATACCGACAAAAAAACGGAGTTGTGAGGGTGACCACTTCTGACGGCACGTATAAAACCAGGAACACCGGAACATCCCGGAACACCTGGGTCCCGTTGCGCAAttaaagcccgattaagctaatcctggacaagtggaaattttatttgttaattatttaccgttaaagaaggatttttcacatggttaaggtttaaggaaaagtaatATCTAATGTATAACTtttttgggccacaattttgttgcAAACCCTTCTTTAGCAgtaaagaaatagcaattaaaatgtTTCACTAACAAAGGATTAGCTTTATCGGGCTTTGACCAACTGAGTTGGTCAGTAAAACCAAACAACACCGTCAAATTCGGTGTTCCGGGGTGCTCCGGTGTTCCTGGTTTTAGACAAACCACTTCAGACAACTCATCTTTAGATTCGAAAGAAATGGATGCTTTGGATCATTAACATTCTAACAATAATGTCTTTCGCCAATCTTATTAGCCTGCCACGTTTCAACatcatgaaaagaaacaagtaaTTCCATCGTTTAAGTGAACTTCAGCGAAATGTCACGATGTAGCAGTAGTATGCCCATGAAtccctcattttttttttttcgtgacaCTGAAAAGACAGcgtaatatttttttagtttgcttaaaacagtagttttttgtgaattttacaagttttgattaacccctcagtgtctgAGGgattccccattgacgagtaaaatcgtctggggttagacagagtaaaatctgtaagtgtcatgagtgcgcttaCGGACACTGAGGGATTAAGTCTTTACTCTAGCACATGAGCAATTTAGCtcaacaacaaagcaaagtaGTGAAATCACAATTTTTTATGGCAGTAACCGTTAAAGACCATTTACTTTCGTCTTCAGTTGATGGAATGTGGGGATCCTGGACCACATGGAGCGCTTGTAGTCAAACATGCGGTTACGGTGTGAGAGAGAGAAACCGATACTGTGACAATCCAAAACCTGCTTACAATGGTACGACTTGTGTAGGCGATGGATATCAGAAGATAAGATGCCATGCATACTATCCTTGCCCAAGTATGTAAATTATTCTCAATATATAACTTGTGTTTTATATAAATGCTTAAGGATGAAAATCAGCGACATTTTTAAAAGTGTGTATGTATACATAAATATTGGTTATGTTCATTTTCATTAGTCTACATAGTATTATAtctatacatatatatttattacatattatgtgtggatatcagtgtgataaagccttgaataaaaatgatacccgtgaagtgatatgatatcatttcattgccgtgaaatgatatcatatcacttcacggatttgaattgtccaatcaaatagattgtaataatttggttggaccaatcgggttgcaggttatattttagctgacgcctggtgTCAAATTTGGCGCGAAGAAtggctttgcagttttatcaacgctttcttttacttcaacttggtggtttgatatttttaagcatgtaaatgtaataaacaaattattacatgttaagagcctgatatcctTTTTATTCAGTCGTTTTTAAGACCACatcgctcactcgctcgaagactcgctcgttcgcaatatggtattaaaaactcgtgaataaaaacgatatcaggctcttaaagtgcctatgaagcgaaattttttattatcttatttgacagagctttcaaaatgatgaagaatggcgtttattttattgtgatagcacccttggttgccgagttattcaggattttggtttatgcaaattagatgacttgtgacgtcattttgtggacacaaagtgatgtaaaataacaaaatatggaatatctgtgcaagtagtaagtctacagggttgaaattttgcagggttgatgtgctgcaagaactaaacgttgtgatagtggttatgatgtcaccatagcaacatactcgttaccagacctctaccttcctaaaatgaaaaatgccttatttaaTGCTTCAGAGTTTAACACACTTTCTtctgcttgtgctgtgtaatttTCGTCttcgctcacacccactgaatgaacaacaagatcaaataacacttcttgatggaggaaaactctgattttcctCTTTGAATGGAGAGAGCCTGGACCCcgttgtgttgccatggaaatgtcacagtggacatatcatggaactttgtgatgagtgtaacaactgtactaAGTTTAAGCtatatacagaa
This sequence is a window from Acropora palmata chromosome 6, jaAcrPala1.3, whole genome shotgun sequence. Protein-coding genes within it:
- the LOC141884075 gene encoding coadhesin-like translates to MGEIWFLAVNHFHEAFFFSDPDTSSLEDSSYFNQCLDLYRCSVCYKYKQEGKCVNYTNECRKTCTECRVDGNWGKWSLWSTCSKTCKQGKQSRQRLCNYPAPRYGGKKCEGPSSQEQICNENVSCPVDGMWGSWSQWSACSKTCKQGKYSRARKCDSPAAQYGGKKCAGYSSEVEDCNKDVPCPVDGNWGKWSEWSSCSKTCKQGKQSRQRLCNYPAPRYGGKKCDGPSSQEQICNENFPCPVDGNWGKWSKWSECSKTCKQGTQTRKRECSSPAAQYGGKKCPGKSMETQDCNKNVPCPVDGNWGKWSKWSECSKTCKQGTQTRKRECSSPAAQYGGKKCPGKSMETQDCNKNVPCPEEEVLVFDHELISLRYNSIHFFFSVDGNWGKWSKWSECSKTCKQGTQTRKRECSSPAAQYGGKKCPGKSMETQDCNKNVPCPGEVNFVQKCLPPPLENSLLFSLPNQMNGNWAEWGAWTKCSLTCGPGTQTRVRQCNNPAPAYGGKNCDGPFRQSGVCIKKKCPVDGNWGGWSSWSTCSKTCKQGQQWRSRKCNSPAPKYDGKTCAGEPKQIIYCNANVPCPVDGMWGSWTTWSACSQTCGYGVRERNRYCDNPKPAYNGTTCVGDGYQKIRCHAYYPCPIDWMWSSVHGQVGHLAVELVFEVLVTKTSPTSVITPHRKGGKLKCAGSRQATKLPRKTSEVKVMDRNGAG